The Osmerus mordax isolate fOsmMor3 chromosome 5, fOsmMor3.pri, whole genome shotgun sequence DNA window CTTCTCACTAGTAATTCTCACACTTTGCTTCTTTCTGAGAAGCAGCTCTTTCCCTAGCCCTGCCTCCTCGTGCAGAGACGTACAGACACCAAAGGGGAAAGTTTACCCAGTCACATTTCGACGTGTTGCCTGAGATGATAGGACAGTTTATAGAATCATTTTAATCACACACAGAGGGTGTTATGCTGAGAATGACAGTGTTGTTCTTTGTCATACAGGATTTTGTACGGCAGAGGTAAACAGATGATGGTTGATTCATGTATGTTCGGTGTGCTGGACTGCTGCCACCAGGGCTACTACAGAGACTAAAGACAATGTCTCTTCCTGCTGTGCAAGCGTCTTTCGCTTCTAACAGAACAATAACAGAAGTCAGATAATGCAGCtctcagacagagaggaggtccTGCTACTTCATGTAATGCAATGAGGCTAGTTTTAATATAAGTGTACATTCCCATAACCATCCCAGCGTTGCGCCTTAGTGAACTACCTAATGTACATTTAGGCTAGCTGTCAGCAGTCCTTCTTCCAGGAATACTCCCAGCGAGCCTGTGGAGCCAGgtgtctgctgctgctgtacggcggtctctcctcttccatcaGGTCCTCAAAGTGTTTCTCAGCCCCTGACGGGTACGTCAGCCTTCCCTTtgcctgacttcctgtctctctgtccccatctcttcccccctcAGATCCTGTGCGGCAGGGAGGTCCCTCGCTGGGTCAACCGTCTGGCCTACTTCAGCTCTTGTGTGCCCTTCCTGCAGAGCTGCCTGCCTAAAGAGTGGCTGACCCCGGCCGCCCTGCAGTCCAGCGTCAGCCAGGAGCTCCACgctggagagctggaggaggccgaGGATGCCGCAGCCACAGCCTCGCTGGCCTCCatgccttcctgctcctcctcctcctccagcccctcgcaGCTGCCCCGTGCTCCCAGGCACCAGCCCCGCCGGTAGGGCCGGCCTATGGGGGAGCACACCACCGATccagcctccagctcctcctgtaGGGCCGTGACTAAGGGGAACCATAGAGCCAGGCCGAGGGGTCAAGCTAGCCCAGACTCCTCTCCTGTAGGCAGCCCGGCCTGGGAGCAGGCCTGCCAGGCCCAGGGGGGCCCAGTGTGGACCTCTTCCTCGCCTTCAACCACAGCCAGAGTCTGTTGCTCCGCAGTAGACTAGCTGAAGGCCCTACCCCCCGAAGCCTGCTCTGGACCACTCTGCCAAGAGACTGACACAAACACGGCCCCTTGCTGCTTGCATCCCCGCCCCTCCTGACACCTCTGCCATAATGGTGCCCCTGGGACCAGATCCGCATTCAGATTTACTTTCCTAGATCCTAACACTGATCACGAACAAGGAAAATGCTAAACTGACCCAGGACCAGCCTCTAGGGGCCAAACGTAGGTAAAATACACTGGCCAAATGCCTACATGTATTTAGGGTGCACTGGGTTTATCTCATAGTACAGTGTTACTTTGGGACTTTTCCATGTAGTACATTGTATGGGGGTAAATTGAACCAAGCGCACCCCAAGTATTTGATAGTATTTGAGCTAGGTATTCTAGACCACAGCAGATGCCTCTCCTTCCTGACGAGACCTGCCAGCCACCAGCCGTATCCAGGCCCCGTCCACAGACACTGGCTATCACACTGGGTGTCATGGCGATAGGCTTGGATGATGGTTGTTTTAATTTCAAGACAACAATCCTTTTTatggttgtgttttgtgttgttgtttgttgattTGACTGACTTTGGCCTTTTTCTCCAGTCTGttctgttttattttatatactCAGGACTCCAAAAGGCTTAATATTCTGTTAGGTCTCCTTCTCACACAACTTCTTTTTGCTTTTTGTAACGACtactacacactctctctctctgatgttgACTTCTGTGGCAGTTGTGCCTGATGATTTGTACTGTACCAGCTCATGGAGCGCTGCACTGTTTCCTTGACggttgacctgtctgtctggtttacctgtctgtatgtctgttacctgcctgtctgcctgcctccagcAGCCAGCAGACTCCTCCTACCCTAGATAACTGATATCAGATGTTTTACACCTTTCTAGAGTCTTCTGTGGAACTGACAATATTTGTATCCCATTTTAAAGTTATTAAAGAAAATGTATGAGAAACTGAAGCCTGTGATCAGAGTTGTTTAGTTTTATGGCAGATGTTTCCTTCATGTGACCATGCATAACCTTTTTTATAGCAAACATCAAATGGTTCTTCCTTGGGAGGAGCAGGGTCACAGCGAACCAGAAATAGTATTTGAGCACCGCGAGAGCAAGGATGGCGAAGGGCGCCGCCCACATGACCATGGAGAACAGGGCGGTGCTTTTGACTCTGGTGAAAAAGCCCTGGCACTGTGGCCAGGCTGTCTGCAGGTGGCGCTCCTGTGCTATGCACACCATGAAGGTGATGTTTGAGACAACACCAAAGTACAGGATGAGCATGGACATGTCAGGGGATATGACACTTTGCGTGCTGACTTGTGATCGGCCAATGAAGTTGAAGATATCTGAGACAAGGAGGCTGATGATGTAGAAAGGCCCACAGCAAACGTCACCCAGCCAATGATGTGAGCCAGCCGGTCTAAAGGGGTGGTActgttggtgttgttgttgactCACCCTAAAACCAGGTACCCCATAGGCTGTTAAATTGATTGCTAATTAGCTAAGGACTTCTTTTGGTGTCATCACACTGTTCCTTCTCAGCCTCCAAGTGATTTTTCATCCCCCATAGAGAAAAACATTTTTTGTAGTACAATTAAAACTCTTTATATGAATGGGAACAGTTCAATTAAATTAAAGCATGGTACCAATCctagatttgatttgaaaagagGAATTGGGCAAGGTTGCCCAATTTCGCCGTACCTCTTCCTGCTTGCAACCCAACTTCTTACAAGTTTTGTTAAATCCAGTGATGTCAAAGGGATCTCTATTGCGGACAGAGATATTATCATAAGTCAACTTGCAGATGACACAACCCTCTTTTTGAAAGATGCTGACCAGATTCCCAGAGCAGTCATTGTGATAGATATATTTTCCAAAGCATCTGGCCTTTGCTTAAATCTGAAtagtaaagaatgtataatacattacaacacatattttagaactgtaatcaccagctgcatatcaggcacgacactaactatgatcccagttattaatatgtgtggcattttaatcactgaatgcatcacgggcactgtgcacgagtgaatataacaacaggatttatgaaggaggcatgtcttaaagaatatattgtgcttattaaagttatgcattgtgcttattaaagttatgaacttagaagtgtgcccaggcttaaacattgggtctcacactgagtgtgggaagcaggctgttctttgtgtctctatctcttcattttcagaaacaaccttgaaaccgggtggagacggcacccgagcaggtgggacgcggaggcaagaacaactccctgatgcacgagagaacaagctcaacccttttttgatacttgtgttttcaattccattgtatatgatatgctggggcagggaaagatagccagttggacttcgtgaaccagcccaaactctgttgcgggtagggaaacgtagacaaccccagagctctgtacttgttgatttccaactgctgcattaaagctgatattatgggacctctgcgactccagaccactctttctagaacacagatttgtgtcattgaatactatcattacatattggaatagacacatagatatatgaatccttcaactggtgaccccgacgctgaaaagagggagtccagagggttccggcccgaccgacggatcgggggagagacccatacaccggtgcgaggagacagacgtaatcgtcagaggcctcaacataaaaaaaaggtaagcagacacctgttaattcaaagtactgctattcggaactgagaaccaaatttagacgattactatgtttcatcgtacctagtcaaaccaacagtggtgggaaatcaaccgtttttgtgttttgtcttgtccaaggggaggttagagtcctctccaggggttagagtccctaaattcgttgtcttgtccaaggggaggttagagtcctctccaggggttagagtccctaaactcgttgtccttgtccaaggggaggttagagtcctctccaggggttagagtccctaaattcgttgtccttgtccaaggggaggttagagtcctctccaggggttagagtccctaaattcgttgtcttgtccaaggggaggttagagtcctctccaggggttagagtccctaaattcgttgtcttgtccaaggggaggttagagtcctctccaggggttagagtccctaaactcgttgtccttgtccaaggggaggttagagtcctctccaggggttagagtccctaaattcgttgtcttgtccaaggggaggttagagtcctctccaggggttagagtccctaaattcgttgtcttgtccaaggggaggttagagtcctctccaggggttagagtccctaaattcgttgtcttgtccaaggggaggttagagtcctctccaggggttagagtccctaaattcgttgtctggtccaaggggaggttagaatcctctccaggggttagagtccctaaactcgttgtcttgtccaaggggaggttagagtcctctccaggggttagagtccctaaactcgttgtctttgtccagagggaggttagagtcctctccaagggttagaatccctgaacactgtctatttgtgtggagtcagattgagtttaataaaaatagagaggagtgtggtgtgttttttcctttgaccaagaagttaaagaaatcccgaggagagttggagaaaggtgggggctaaaagagtcag harbors:
- the LOC136942744 gene encoding uncharacterized protein, translating into MGFFINECVNNNTNSTTPLDWLAQIIGWVTFAVGLPAIGLAIYALKHMPKGRNGLPFHIISLLVSDIFNFIGRSQVSTQSVISPDMSMLILYFGVVSNITFMVCIAQERHLQTAWPQCQGFFTRVKSTALFSMVMWAAPFAILALAVLKYYFWFAVTLLLPRKNHLMGTIMAEVSGGAGMQAARGRVCVSLLAEWSRAGFGG